Proteins encoded in a region of the Deefgea piscis genome:
- a CDS encoding DsbA family protein, which yields MVKRLDYYFDPLCGWCYAAAPLLQALAEQSPEIEIVLHAGGMMSGERRQYVTPALRDYVMPHDQRIAALSGQVFSPAYFDGLLRNSQAVFDSTPPTLAIFAAAALGGSALKMLEKIQQAHYQQGRQIADFAVLLDLAAELDFTRPAFEQAMQHEATTIAAHFAQTQQDMAQHDLRGFPSLRFAEGAAINLGPFLAQPDAFVAWIRQQTPVSLLTDDAAFCSPQGCEPKGI from the coding sequence ATGGTAAAACGTTTAGATTATTATTTTGATCCACTGTGTGGCTGGTGCTACGCCGCAGCGCCCTTATTGCAGGCGCTGGCAGAACAATCTCCTGAGATTGAAATCGTGCTCCACGCTGGTGGCATGATGAGTGGCGAGCGCCGCCAGTACGTGACACCGGCATTGCGCGATTATGTGATGCCGCATGATCAGCGCATCGCCGCTTTAAGCGGGCAAGTTTTTTCGCCAGCGTATTTCGATGGTTTGCTGCGTAATTCGCAAGCGGTGTTTGATTCCACACCGCCGACCTTGGCGATTTTTGCCGCCGCAGCGCTTGGTGGATCGGCACTGAAAATGTTAGAAAAAATCCAGCAAGCGCATTATCAGCAAGGGCGGCAAATTGCGGATTTCGCGGTATTGTTGGATCTGGCGGCGGAGCTGGATTTCACTCGCCCAGCATTTGAGCAAGCGATGCAGCATGAAGCCACAACGATCGCCGCGCATTTTGCCCAAACCCAGCAAGACATGGCGCAGCACGATTTACGTGGTTTTCCATCTTTGCGTTTTGCGGAAGGGGCCGCCATTAATTTAGGTCCATTTTTAGCTCAACCCGATGCTTTTGTGGCTTGGATACGGCAGCAAACGCCAGTCTCTTTGCTCACCGATGACGCTGCGTTTTGTAGCCCACAAGGTTGTGAACCAAAGGGGATTTAG